From the genome of Malus domestica chromosome 04, GDT2T_hap1, one region includes:
- the LOC103432754 gene encoding uncharacterized protein — translation MANLVPGVLLKLLQHMNTDVKVAGEHRSSLLQVVSIVPSLAGGELFPNQGFYLKVSDSSHATYVSLPDEHDDLILSDKIQLGQFIHVDRLQAATPVPILHGVRPVPGRHPCVGSPEDIVATHSLGFLDNNSSSSSKTVEKVKSESKVLGNSHAGERDKHGLVRPNGSAKVDQLEKKLGSFGRSKSQPSKPALTLDMKREPLPRMKSLNSRSIPSSPSSCYSLPTSFEKFANGVKQHAKVKGTPKVGVVEKASSVRGASPGKKSVLGNPIKNFGQGFEMGAKSLRKSWEGNMEVNTQESSKVRATSHDAKLDIRMSAPRKSISTERLPPKEDNKMQISAKSLKEESKVQTSTKKVTANGTLSDQDRSNKLRISVGKKSSDVANNGFPGNLVKVSLNNRKLTDGVPWASLPSSVARLGKEVMRHRDAAQLAAIEAMQEASAAENLLRCLSIYSELTTSAKEDNPQPAVEQFLALHASLNNARVVADSLSKIMPDGSSPDSEETPSEEALKVASDRRKQAASWVQSALATNLSSFAVFSKESSLTSVKASASSQNQKIVSANQPVLVLENSTKNASTKSQGKVRQAVGSKLGTPGTPRRLGDGSAINQKPPAPPLPEWNKGNGLDEVVDLAEMLRLQSQAWFLGFVERFLDADVDISALSDNGQIAGMLTQLKSVNDWLDNIGSSQEGFETTDVSAETIDRLRKKIYEYLLTHVESAAAALGGGSQSSPRIRTPDTKVRR, via the exons ATGGCAAATCTTGTTCCTGGCGTGCTCCTCAAGCTGCTACAGCATATGAACACGGATGTCAAAGTCGCCGGCGAGCACAGGTCGTCTCTGTTGCAAGTGGTGAGCATTGTTCCCTCGCTTGCAGGCGGTGAGCTTTTCCCAAACCAAGGTTTCTACCTTAAGGTATCAGATTCCTCACATGCCACCTATGTATCTCTCCCTGATGAACATGATGATTTAATTCTCAGTGATAAGATTCAACTGGGTCAATTTATTCATGTGGATCGGCTTCAAGCCGCCACCCCGGTCCCCATTCTCCATGGGGTTAGGCCGGTGCCAGGGAGACACCCTTGTGTGGGGAGCCCTGAAGACATTGTTGCCACTCATTCTCTTGGTTTTCTTGACAATAATTCGTCTTCTAGTTCGAAAACTGTAGAGAAAGTAAAGTCTGAGTCTAAGGTATTAGGAAATAGTCATGCCGGAGAAAGGGATAAACATGGGCTAGTGAGGCCGAATGGAAGTGCGAAGGTGGATCAGTTGGAAAAGAAACTAGGGTCTTTTGGCCGATCAAAGTCTCAGCCATCAAAACCTGCATTAACTTTAGATATGAAGAGGGAACCTTTGCCGAGAATGAAGTCATTGAATTCACGGTCTATCCCATCGTCTCCCTCAAGTTGTTATTCATTGCCGACTTCTTTTGAGAAATTTGCAAATGGGGTCAAGCAGCATGCAAAAGTTAAGGGAACACCTAAGGTGGGAGTGGTGGAAAAGGCAAGTTCTGTTCGTGGGGCGAGTCCTGGGAAGAAATCAGTTTTGGGAAACCCAATAAAGAATTTTGGACAGGGGTTTGAGATGGGGGCCAAGTCCCTGAGGAAGAGCTGGGAAGGAAATATGGAGGTGAACACTCAAGAGAGTTCAAAAGTGAGGGCTACTTCACATGATGCCAAGCTAGACATTCGGATGTCT GCTCCTAGAAAAAGTATCTCAACTGAGAGGTTGCCACCTAAAGAGGACAATAAGATGCAGATATCTGCAAAGTCATTGAAAGAAGAGAGTAAGGTTCAAACGTCTACAAAGAAAGTTACTGCAAATGGAACTTTGAGTGATCAAGACAGGTCAAATAAACTTCGAATATCTGTTGGAAAGAAATCATCAGATGTAGCTAATAATGGCTTTCCTGGAAACTTGGTCAAGGTTTCCCTAAATAACAGAAAATTGACTGATGGAGTTCCATGGGCTTCACTCCCATCGTCAGTTGCAAGGCTTGGAAAG GAAGTTATGAGGCACAGGGATGCTGCACAATTAGCAGCAATAGAGGCGATGCAGGAGGCTTCTGCTGCAGAGAATTTATTACGATGCTTGAG CATATATTCAGAGCTAACTACCTCTGCCAAGGAAGACAACCCTCAGCCTGCAGTAGAGCAGTTTCTAGCTCTCCATGCTAGCTTGAATAATGCTCGTGTAGTTGCTGATTCTCTATCTAAAATCATGCCAGATGGTTCATCCCCAGACAGTGAAGAAACCCCATCAGAAGAAGCACTGAAGGTAGCTTCAGACAGACGGAAACAGGCAGCATCTTGGGTACAATCTGCATTAGCCACCAATCTGTCATCCTTCGCTGTATTCAGTAAAGAGTCCAGTTTAACCTCTGTTAAAGCTTCAGCTTCCTCTCAAAACCAAAAGATAGTCTCTGCAAATCAACCCGTGCTAGTTCTAGAAAATTCTACGAAGAATGCTTCGACAAAATCCCAAGGCAAAGTTCGCCAGGCAGTGGGTTCCAAGCTTGGGACACCAGGGACACCTCGCCGACTAGGGGATGGATCAGCCATCAATCAAAAGCCGCCGGCACCACCTCTGCCTGAATGGAATAAAGGAAATGGCCTTGACGAGGTTGTTGACTTGGCCGAAATGTTGCGACTGCAGTCACAAGCTTGGTTTCTGGGATTTGTGGAGAGGTTCCTAGATGCTGACGTGGACATTTCAGCTCTTTCAGACAATGGTCAAATAGCAGGAATGCTAACTCAGCTCAAGAGTGTGAATGATTGGTTGGATAACATCGGTTCTAGTCAAGAAGGGTTTGAAACAACCGATGTTTCAGCGGAGACCATTGACAGGCTGAGGAAGAAGATCTATGAGTATCTTCTCACACATGTTGAATCTGCTGCTGCTGCGCTTGGGGGCGGATCACAGTCATCACCTCGAATCCGAACACCAGATACAAAAGTTAGAAGGTGA
- the LOC103419196 gene encoding metalloendoproteinase 2-MMP-like has protein sequence MALKALSLILFSLLSSATSSSSPFEFLDHLRGGHKGDHIEGIHDLKLYLEKFGYLSYAHAKNNPHANDDDFDNLVELAVKTYQLNYHLNTTGTLDGETVSKMMMPRCGVADIINGTSSMRSGKKKHHHHDPDHDHHNHGSSVHAVSHYSFFKGRLRWPTSKHHLTYGFLPNTPTEAMGPVSYAFRTWASNTHFRFSRSRNYRRADIKISFEYGDHGDGSPFDGEGGVLAHAYAPTNGRFHYDADEPWSVGALEGYYDLETVALHEIGHLLGLGHSSVEGAIMYPYISSGATKLTLHDDDIQGIKVLYKS, from the coding sequence ATGGCCTTAAAAGCCCTCTCTCTCatccttttctctcttctctcttctgcaaCTTCATCATCTTCTCCGTTTGAGTTCTTAGACCATCTGAGGGGGGGTCACAAGGGTGACCACATCGAAGGCATCCATGACCTCAAGCTATACCTCGAAAAATTCGGCTACTTAAGCTATGCCCATGCCAAGAACAACCCTCATGCTAATGACGATGATTTTGACAACCTAGTCGAGTTAGCCGTCAAGACATACCAGCTCAATTACCACCTCAACACCACCGGAACATTGGATGGCGAAACGGTGTCAAAGATGATGATGCCTCGTTGTGGTGTGGCGGATATCATCAATGGTACCAGCTCAATGCGATCAGGGAAGAAAAAGCACCATCACCATGACCCTGACCACGACCACCACAACCACGGTTCCAGTGTGCATGCAGTCTCTCACTATTCTTTCTTCAAGGGAAGGCTAAGATGGCCAACTTCTAAGCATCATCTCACATATGGATTTCTTCCAAACACCCCGACAGAAGCCATGGGACCGGTTTCATATGCGTTTCGAACATGGGCGTCAAACACGCACTTCAGATTTAGTCGTTCCAGGAACTACAGAAGGGCGGACATCAAGATTAGTTTCGAATACGGCGATCATGGAGATGGGAGCCCATTTGATGGGGAAGGTGGGGTTTTGGCCCATGCTTATGCTCCAACAAATGGAAGATTCCACTACGACGCCGACGAGCCATGGTCTGTGGGTGCTTTGGAAGGTTATTACGACTTGGAGACGGTGGCTTTGCATGAGATCGGACACCTTCTTGGACTAGGGCATAGCTCAGTTGAGGGAGCCATCATGTACCCTTACATATCTTCTGGAGCCACCAAGCTG